A genomic stretch from Corvus cornix cornix isolate S_Up_H32 chromosome 7, ASM73873v5, whole genome shotgun sequence includes:
- the MTX2 gene encoding metaxin-2, protein MQSLARRGRGAQFLCVPSVRPPSLRDMSLVAEAFVTQLAAAEPWPENAALYQQLKEEQILLSDNASSLAVQAFLQMCNLPIRVICRANAEYMSPSGKVPFIHVGNQVVSELGPIVQFVKAKGHSLSDGLDEVQKAEMKAYMELVNNMLLTAELYLQWCDDVTVEEITHPRYGSPYPWPLNRILSYQKQWEVRRKMKAIGWAGKTLEQVLEDVDQCCHALSQRLGTQPYFFNKQPTELDALVFGHLFTILTTQLITDELSEKVKNYSNLTAFCRRIEQQYFEGHEKDSSTAAARSSKRSLLR, encoded by the exons aTGCAGTCGCTGGCCCGCCGGGGGCGCGGCGCCCAGTTCCTGTGCGTGCCCTCGGTCCGCCCGCCCTCCCTCCGCGACATGTCGCTGGTGGCCGAGGCCTTCGTGACTCAGCTGGCCG CCGCAGAGCCTTGGCCTGAAAATGCTGCATTGTATCAGCAACTGAAGG aggaacagattttgctttctgataATGCATCTTCCCTTGCTGTTCAg GCCTTTTTGCAAATGTGCAATCTGCCAATCCGGGTGATTTGCAGGGCAAATGCCGAGTACATGTCCCCATCTG GCAAAGTACCCTTTATTCATGTGGGAAATCAAGTAGTATCTGAACTTGGGCCCATAGTCCAGTTTGTAAAAGCCAAG GGCCATTCTCTTAGTGATGGACTGGATGAAGTCCAAAAAGCTGAGATGAAAGCCTACATGGAATTGGTCAATAATATGCTCTTGACAGCAGAG cTCTATCTTCAGTGGTGTGATGATGTTACAGTAGAGGAG attACTCACCCAAGGTACGGCTCTCCTTATCCGTGGCCTCTTAACCGCATTTTGTCCTATCAGAAGCAGTGGGAGGTTAGGCGAAAGATGAAAGCCATTGGATGGGCTGGAAAGACACTTGAACAG GTGCTTGAAGATGTAGATCAGTGCTGTCATGCTCTCTCCCAGAGATTAGGAACACAACCATATTTCTTCAATAAGCA ACCAACTGAATTAGATGCTCTGGTGTTTGGACATCTGTTCACAATCCTTACTACTCAGCTAATCACTGATGAACTCTCTGAAAAAGTGAAGAACTACAGTAATCTCACAGCATTTTGTCGGCGAATAGAGCAGCAGTACTTTGAGGGTCATGAGAAAGACAGCTCTACAGCTGCAGCCCGATCTTCCAAGAGGTCCTTGCTGAGATAA